DNA from Roseomonas gilardii subsp. gilardii:
GCCGCACGGGATAAGCCGTGCGGACGATGACGGCGCGATGCACCTCGCCCTTCTTCACCTTGGCACGGGGAATGGCGTCCTTCACGGACACCACGATGATATCACCGACAGAAGCCGTCTTGCGCTTGGAGCCGCCCAGCACCTTGATGCACTGGACCTTCCGCGCGCCGGAGTTGTCGGCGACGTCGAGGTTGGATTCAACCTGGATCATGCCGCAGCCGTCTCCGCCGTCGGGGCAGCCTCGAAGCCGGCGGGACGGGCGACGTCCTCACCGTTGCGCGCGATCACCAGCCAGCTCTTCCGCTTGCTGATGGGGCGGCACTCCTCGATCCGCACGGTATCGCC
Protein-coding regions in this window:
- the rplN gene encoding 50S ribosomal protein L14, which codes for MIQVESNLDVADNSGARKVQCIKVLGGSKRKTASVGDIIVVSVKDAIPRAKVKKGEVHRAVIVRTAYPVRRGDGSAIRFDNNAAVLINKQGEPIGTRIFGPVVRELRARRYMKIISLAPEVL